In one window of Protaetiibacter larvae DNA:
- a CDS encoding AAA family ATPase, translating into MRVALAVGLDDEHRLTGSAAYHGHEVVAACSGGDELAVRLPQLPLDRVVVAATPEHLTPRLVDAADELGVRMLVVADDEAAHRHAVRVGVIDAVDGPASWTLLEEGSSRIASAGEGVLASADAEELPPNRSAGIVVAVWGPHGSPGRTSIAIALAAELAAAGRQVVLADADTHAASVAPSLGLLDESPGFAAACRLAGTGGLDEVQFHRLAQLHRGARHPFRVLTGIGRSSRWPELGEQRVAGVLAAARQFTEVLVVDVAASLEQDEELTSDVGIPRRNAAALEVLRNADRIVAVGAADPVGITRFLRAHAELLEIVDPARVTVVVNKLRAAAIGVNPGGQVRQTLARFGGVGEPVLVPWDPAAFDAALLAGRPLADAAPRSSARAAIRELAATLEPFRPAGKVRARRGRRLA; encoded by the coding sequence GTGCGGGTCGCGCTCGCGGTGGGTCTCGACGACGAGCACCGGCTCACCGGGTCGGCCGCCTACCACGGTCACGAGGTCGTCGCCGCATGCTCGGGCGGTGACGAGCTCGCCGTGCGGCTGCCGCAGCTGCCGCTCGACCGGGTGGTCGTGGCGGCCACCCCCGAGCACCTGACCCCGCGGCTGGTCGACGCCGCGGACGAGCTGGGGGTGCGGATGCTCGTCGTCGCCGACGACGAGGCCGCGCATCGGCACGCGGTGCGGGTGGGCGTCATCGACGCCGTCGACGGCCCCGCCAGCTGGACGCTCCTGGAGGAGGGGTCGTCGCGCATCGCGTCGGCGGGTGAGGGCGTGCTCGCGAGCGCGGACGCGGAGGAGCTGCCGCCGAACCGCAGCGCGGGAATCGTGGTCGCCGTGTGGGGACCGCACGGTTCGCCGGGGCGCACGAGCATCGCGATCGCGCTCGCCGCCGAGCTCGCCGCCGCCGGGCGTCAGGTGGTGCTCGCCGACGCCGACACGCATGCCGCATCGGTGGCACCGTCGCTCGGCCTGCTCGACGAGTCGCCGGGCTTCGCGGCGGCCTGCCGGCTGGCGGGCACCGGCGGGCTCGACGAGGTGCAGTTCCACCGGCTCGCGCAGCTGCACCGGGGTGCACGGCACCCCTTCCGCGTGCTCACCGGGATCGGGCGCTCGTCGCGCTGGCCGGAGCTCGGCGAGCAGCGGGTGGCCGGGGTGCTCGCGGCAGCGCGGCAGTTCACCGAGGTGCTCGTGGTCGACGTCGCGGCGAGCCTCGAACAGGACGAGGAGCTCACGAGCGACGTGGGCATCCCGCGCCGCAACGCGGCCGCGCTCGAGGTGCTGCGGAACGCCGACCGCATCGTCGCGGTCGGGGCGGCCGATCCGGTCGGCATCACCCGGTTCCTGCGCGCGCACGCCGAACTGCTCGAGATCGTCGACCCGGCGCGCGTGACGGTCGTCGTGAACAAGCTGCGGGCGGCGGCGATCGGGGTGAACCCCGGCGGGCAGGTGCGGCAGACCCTCGCGCGCTTCGGCGGGGTCGGCGAGCCGGTGCTCGTGCCGTGGGATCCGGCAGCGTTCGATGCCGCGCTCCTGGCGGGGCGGCCCCTCGCGGACGCGGCGCCGCGATCGAGCGCACGGGCGGCGATCCGTGAGCTCGCGGCGACGCTCGAGCCGTTCCGTCCCGCGGGGAAGGTGCGGGCGCGTCGCGGACGGCGGCTAGCCTAG
- a CDS encoding helix-turn-helix domain-containing protein — MTAEPAAGLGRFLTLADTAEVLNISAGQAYALVRSGELPAIKIGAHGQWRVEREVLEGYIAAKYEESRRLSLWNQSETAPLPELFA, encoded by the coding sequence ATGACAGCGGAGCCCGCCGCCGGCCTCGGCCGCTTCCTCACCCTCGCCGACACGGCCGAGGTGCTCAACATCTCCGCCGGGCAGGCCTACGCGCTCGTCCGCAGCGGCGAGCTGCCCGCCATCAAGATCGGCGCGCACGGCCAGTGGCGCGTCGAACGCGAGGTGCTCGAGGGCTACATCGCCGCGAAGTACGAGGAATCGCGACGCCTGAGCCTCTGGAACCAGTCGGAGACCGCGCCGCTCCCCGAGCTCTTCGCCTGA